One segment of Desulfosudis oleivorans Hxd3 DNA contains the following:
- a CDS encoding flippase → MLKIVKHKMHNLISDKKFSEILTGSVWALGARVSATVLALVSSVIIARFYGAEMVGVVAVVNSFLILATTFTVFGTNTSILRLIPEYLAKYSPTSAFKVYRKTQYMVIGFSLLTGTLFYFSANFIAAKIFNKPHLSIYFAIASIFIVFKSLMLLNTSAVRGLRLIRVFAMMQMLPQGFNLLLLIALGILTAQPGVPVYALLCGYALTGIFGWGIMNYTFKRRIQPGDKLHPTSTKKILAISLPMLMVATMNFFIAQTGVIMLGMFRTEAEVGYYSIAVKLSTLTSFVLSAINTISAPKFSELFHSGKIDELFYVAKKSTKLIFYATVPILFFLLIFGKLVLSILFGAEFTVAYTALLILIIGQFINSISGSIGYFMNMIGYHNQLRNILFSAAALNILFAFVLIPKIGINGAAIASMLCLVFWNISALTYIYKKYGRTTTYIPFID, encoded by the coding sequence TTGCTGAAAATAGTTAAACATAAAATGCATAATCTGATTTCAGATAAAAAATTTTCTGAAATTTTGACTGGGTCGGTTTGGGCACTGGGGGCGCGAGTATCTGCGACTGTCTTGGCTTTGGTTTCGAGTGTAATCATTGCAAGGTTTTACGGTGCAGAGATGGTTGGTGTTGTTGCGGTGGTAAACTCATTTTTAATCCTTGCAACAACCTTTACAGTGTTTGGGACCAATACATCTATTCTTCGCCTGATCCCTGAGTATCTTGCCAAATATTCTCCAACGTCGGCATTCAAAGTTTACCGAAAAACCCAATACATGGTAATTGGCTTTTCTCTATTGACGGGCACCTTATTTTATTTCAGCGCCAATTTCATAGCTGCAAAAATCTTCAACAAGCCCCATCTGTCTATTTATTTTGCCATTGCATCGATATTTATTGTTTTTAAGTCCCTTATGTTATTAAACACCAGCGCCGTCCGGGGGTTGAGGCTCATTCGTGTTTTTGCCATGATGCAGATGCTGCCCCAGGGATTTAATCTGTTACTTCTTATAGCCTTAGGGATTCTGACAGCTCAACCTGGCGTACCTGTTTATGCGTTGCTGTGTGGCTATGCTTTGACTGGTATTTTTGGGTGGGGCATTATGAATTACACTTTTAAACGAAGAATTCAGCCAGGCGACAAGCTCCACCCGACTTCAACAAAAAAAATATTGGCCATTTCTTTGCCCATGCTAATGGTCGCGACAATGAATTTTTTTATCGCTCAGACAGGGGTAATAATGCTCGGAATGTTTCGAACCGAGGCTGAAGTCGGATACTATTCCATAGCGGTGAAACTCTCAACTCTTACATCCTTTGTGCTTTCAGCCATCAACACCATTTCAGCGCCTAAGTTTTCGGAATTATTTCATTCCGGGAAAATAGATGAACTGTTTTATGTCGCTAAAAAATCGACAAAATTAATATTTTATGCAACAGTGCCGATTCTGTTTTTTCTGCTGATTTTTGGAAAACTTGTTCTTTCAATTCTTTTTGGGGCCGAATTTACAGTAGCTTATACTGCGCTACTCATACTGATTATAGGCCAGTTCATTAATTCAATATCAGGGTCTATTGGATATTTCATGAATATGATTGGTTATCATAATCAGTTACGAAATATTCTTTTTTCAGCGGCCGCACTAAATATTCTTTTCGCCTTTGTGTTAATACCAAAGATAGGAATAAACGGGGCCGCAATAGCCAGTATGCTTTGTTTGGTCTTTTGGAATATATCAGCACTTACTTACATATATAAAAAATATGGAAGAACAACCACCTACATTCCTTTTATAGATTAA